Below is a genomic region from Streptomyces sp. RPA4-2.
GGTGAACTCGTCCCAGGTCCAGCCGGCCCGCGGGAAGTCCACCCCGGCCTGCCGGAACAGCTTCCTGTTGTAGACGACGGCCAGGGAGTCGAGCAGCGCCGGGGCGGCCCGCACCCTGCCGTTGACGGTGACTCCCTCCCGCACCGGGGCCCAGAGAGACCGCCACGGCGTGGGGCCCGCGTGCAGCGCGGACGTCAGGTCGACGACGCGGGGACTGCGCGCGATGCTGGCCAGGTCCGAGCCGAAGATGTACGCGATGTCGGGATAGGAGCCCGAGGCGAGCGCGGCCGTCACCTTCTGGAGCATCGCGTCGGACAGCACCCCGCCGCCCGCGCTGTCGACGCGGATACGCGGATGGGTGCGGTTGAACTCGGCGACGAGCGCCTCCACGGCCTTCCTGCCCGTGTCGCTCTGCCCGTGCCACAGCTCGACGGTCACGGTGCCGTCGGCGCCGACGCCGTCGGAGGCGCCACCGCCGCAGGCGGCGAGGAACGGGGCGGCGGCCGCGCCGGCCAGCAGGCGGCGACGTGCGATCGAGGAGGTCATCAGGGCCTCCCGTCAGTGCGTCCGGCGGACGTAGTCCGCGCTGCCCGGTGTCGAGACGTCCACGTCCCGGCGCACGATGCTCAGCCTTTTCCCGTACCGCGCGCGGGCCTTGCGCAGCCCGCTGTCGGTGTACTCGATGACGACGACCCGGTCGTGGAACGCCGTCGCGTACGTCCCGCACTCGTCGTACTCGCCGCACTCCTCCGCCACCGCGAAGTCGAGGCCGGTCCGTGCCCTCAGGCCGGCCAGTTCCGCGGTGTTCTTCTGCCCGATGGCCAGGTGGCGGGCGTGCGCGCGGGCGGAGAGCAGCGTGATGAACGCGGTGGCGTCGTCGGCGCCCAGCAGATGCCGCGACCGGGTGTAGCTGTCGTAGTTGTCCGGCTCCACCGCGTCGAAGCCCTTGTCCGCGCAGCCGTCGATCCACCGGCCGACCCGCGCGGCCACCCGCTCGCGCTTGTCCGGCGTACCGATGTCGAGCAGCGCCTCGTCCCAGTCGCGGTCGACGACCACCTTGCCGTACGCGTCCCGCAGCAGCAGGTCGGCGGGCCACTGCCGCTCCTCGCCCGGCTGGACCTGGAAGGCGTTGACGTAACAGATGTTGTAGAGGCCGGGCGCGGGCGTCGCCGTACGGTCGCGGCTGACGATGCGGACACCCGACGGCGGCCGGTAGGCGCCGCCGATCTGGTAGTCGAAACCGGCGTGGAGCGGGGGGAGCCGTACGGTTCGCGGGCTCGGTCCCGAGGTCCCGTGCTTTCGGGGCGGAGTGCTCTTCGCCGGTCCGGAAGCACAGCTCACCAGTGTCGCGAGCGCCATCAGGGCAGCGGCTGCCCCCGGACCGGCGACGCGGAGAACACGTTTGACGGGCATGTCCGCTCCATCAATCGCGAGTACGACCCCGCCTCGGACGCTTCCCGCGATCCTGGCGACTTTGGCCGGACTTGAACCGTGTCCGTTACCGGCTGGGCGCACCTCTGGGTGCCCGGCTGCACGCGCCACGGCACGCCAGGATCAAAGCGCTTCGACGCCGCCCCCGTCAAGGCCACGCCGGCACGGGAGGGCTGCGGGACGGCCACCGACACACGATGTCCTCCGGGAGCAGCCCCGACCCGGGCCCTATGGTCAGGACATGACCGGAGACCGTATCGCACTGGCCGTCCACGACCACGGAGGCGACGGCCCGCCGCTGCTCCTGCTGCACGGAGCCGGGCGCACGCTGGCCGACTGGGCCGCCGTCGCCCCTCTCCTGACACCCCGGCACCGGGTGCTCGCCGTCGACCTGCGCGGACACGGTCTCTCGCCTTCCGGGACCTGGACCCTGCCCCGGGTGATCGAGGACATCGAGGGGGTCCTGGAGGAGTACGGCCTGCCCGGCGCGCTCCCGGTCGGACACTCACTCGGCGGGGTGATCGCGGTGCGGTACGCGCTGGACCACCCGGAGGTCACGCCCGGCGCGGCGAACCTGGACGGATACGGGTGGGGCCGCCCCGACCAGTACGTGGGCCTCGACCCGGCCTATGTCGACGAACGTCTCGTCCAGGTGAGGAAGTCGGCGACGGCCGGGCTGCCGGGCGGCCCGCTGCCCGTCGACGGCCTGCAGACCCTGCTCGCCCAGCAGCGCGCCCTGTCCGGACAACTCGGCGTTCCCTATGAGCTGTTGGAGACGGCACTGCTGAGGTCCGTGCGTCACACACCGGACGGGCGGCTGGAGTTGAGGCCGCGGCGCGAGCACGCGCTCGAGATGCTGGCGGCGATCGACTCGCTCGACCTGTTCGCCCTCTTCGCGCGGATGGACCGCCCGCTGCTGCTGGGGCGCGCGCTCCGCCCGACGCCCCCGGTGCCTGGCAAGGAGTGGTTCGACGACCTGATGAGGGCCTACGGGATGGGGCTCGCCAGGGATCTCACGGCACTGGCCGCACAGCGCCCCCACGTGCGCGTCGTCGGGATCGACGGCACGCACGCGATGCTCCTGGAGAGCCCCGGCGCGGTCGCGGCCGCGGTCCTCGCCTTCGCCGCCGAAGCGCTCACCGATCCCGCCTCGGTCCCCTTCCGGTACGCGCTGCCCGAACCGGAGGAGTGAGGTCAGTGGGGGGACGCGGCGGCGAACTCCTCGCCGCACGGGCCGGCGCCCTCGCTCTCGGGCAGGGCGACCGGCTCGCCGCTCATCGTCAGGGTGCGGTAGTGGACGCCGATGCGGGCCGTAGACCGCCCGACGTAGTGGCCGATGAAGCAGCGGCGGAAGCGGTCGGCGCTGCGGTTGGGGCCCGAGCCGTGCACCAGGCTGCCGTTGAAGAACAGCACGTCACCCGGTGCCATGTCGACCGGCACGGCCACCAGACCGGGCGGCGGTGGCACGTACTCGCGGACGAAGGACAGCTCCTCGTCCGCCTCCTGAGGGCAGAACAGGTCCATGCGATGGGTGCCCGGCACGACCTCCAGGCCGCCGTTGCCCCGGTCGATCGTGTCGCAGGCGATCCAGGCGGCCACGCAGGTGCCCGGCTCCACCCGCAGATAGAAGTTGTCCTGGTGCAGCGCCTGGCCACGGGCGCCGGGCGGCTTGAAGTAGAACATGCTCTGCGCGGCCAGGACCTCCTCGCCCGACAGGACTTCGAGGATCTCCCGCAGCCGGGGATCGAGCAGCGTGCGCCGGGACAGCGCGTTGATGCGGTGCGGATGCATCACCCGGGGGTGGCCGTGCAGCGGATCGGCCGTGCCGCCGGGCCTCGTCGCGCGGGGCTCGAAGTGCCCCGGCACCGGCCCGGCGGCGTGCAGCGCCGCGAACTCCGCGCACAGCGCGTCGATCTCGGCACCGGTGAACAGCCCGCGGACCACCACGAAGCCGTTCTCCGCGAACGCGTCCTCCCAGGTGCGCGGGTGCCGCCCGTTCCTGTCCGTGACCGTCATCCGACCGTCCCTTCCGTTCGGGGTGCGAGGTGCCTCACGCTAGGACGGTGACCCTTCCGGGAGGATGCCTGTGCGTGCTGACGTCCTGCCCGAGCCTGCTGTCCCGTCCCCGCCGCCGGACCTGGTGACGATCGGGCGCTACGACCAGCGGGAGGGATACCGGGTCCACCGGCCGCACGGCAGTGACAGCTGGCTGTTCACCTGGACCACGGCCGGACGGGGCAGCCTTCGGCAGGGCGTGGCCCGGACGACGGCCGGCGCGGGCGACCTGGTGGTTCTGGGACCCGGCGTACCGCACCGCTACGGCGTCGAACCGGGCGCCGACCACTGGGCGTTCTGGTGGACCCACTGCCGGGCCAGGCCGTCCTGGGACCGGTGGCTGCGGCCGTACGCCCTCGCTGACGGGGTGTACGCCGTGCGGGCCGCCCGGAGCCGGGAACGTATCGGGTCGGCGTTCCGGCGGATGCTCGCCGACGCCCGCTGGACGGGGGACGGCGAACCGCCCGACGGCGCGGAACCGGCCGACGGTGCGGAACCGGCCGACGGCGCGGTCGCGGTCGCGCACGGCACCGCGGCCAGGGAACTGGCCCTGTGCTCGCTGGAGGAGATCGTGCTGCTCGGCACCGCCCGCGCGGAGGGCGACAGGCCCGGGGTGGACGCCCGTGTGCTGCGGGCGGAGGCGCTGATCGCCGCCGACCCGGCCGCCGCGCACACCGTCCGCTCGCTGGCCGGGGCGGTCGCGCTCTCGCCGTCGCGATTCGCGCATCTCTTCACCGAACAGCTCGGCCGCTCCCCGATGCGGGCGCTGCGCGAGGCCCGGCTGCTGCACGCGGCCCGGCTTCTGGAGGCCACCGGGCTTCCGGTGGAACGGGTGGCCGCGGTCTCCGGATTCTCCAGCGCCCCGCACTTCCACCGGGCCTTCCGGCAGCGCTACGGGACCTCGCCGGGGGCCTACCGCCGTGGTACGGCCATGGCCTGTCCTTCGGACCGGACGGCGCCGGAGCGCGGTGCCCGGTCGACCCGCGACCTGACCCGAACGACAGGCCCTAAGGGTGGTGCGGGGGAGGCGGCGGCAAGGTCGTGACGTCCGGCGCCGGCTCCGGCCAGACCAGCAGGACCGGACAGGGCGCGTGGTCGACGACGAACCGTCCGGCCGGGCCCAGACTGTGCGGGCCCAGGCGGGCCCGGTCGCCGTCACGGGCGAACACGAGCAGATCGGCGCCGTCGGAGGCGGCGACCACCTCCCGTTCGGCACGGCCGGCGCGCTCCAGACGGTCGCACGGGCGGCCCAGGCGCTCGGCCGCCGCGTCGAGCAGCCGTACGGCGGAGGAGGCACCGAGATCTTCCAGCAGAACCTCGGGGTCGCGCTCCCGGTGCCCGCGGCCGAGCAGTCCGGCGAAGGCGCCGTGCGCGAGACCGGGCACCCCCGGCTCGCTGACGTGCAGCAGCACGACCTCCGTCGCCCGCGGCGCGTGCTCGCGCACCGCGTCCACACATGCCGGCCAGGTTCCTTCGACGAGCCAGGCGATCACCCGCATGGGCAACGTCCTCCGTTCAGCCTCCGATGACGTGGAGCGAGGTCCACAGTGCCAGTACGGCGGGGACCAGCGCGGCCGGCACGGCGATCAGGCCGAGCCGGGTGAACTCCTTGAGGTCTACGCCGTGTTCGTGCTGGTGGACGATACGCCGCCACAGCAGGGTCGCCAGGGAACCGGCGTAGGTGAGGTTGGGGCCGATGTTGACGCCGAGCAGGACGGCCAGCACCGCGCCGGAGCCGGACGTGGCGGCGAGCGGCAGCAGCACCAGGACCGCGGGCAGGTTGTTGATCAGATTGGCCAGCACGGCGGCGAGCGCCGCGATCCCGAGCAGCGCGGGCAGCCCGCTGCCGTCCGGCAGGATCCGGCCGAGGGCGTCGGAGAGTCCGTTGTCGACCACCGCGCGGACGACGACGCCCAGGGCGAGGACGAAGGCCAGGAAGGCCGGAGCGGTGGCCCGGACCACGGTGAGCACGGTGGCGCGCCCACGCACCATGGCCCGGACGGCGAGCACCAGCGCCCCGGCCGCCGCCGACCACGCCGGATCGATCCCGACCGCGGAGGCGACGACGAAACCGGCCAGCGTGCATCCCACCGTGACCAGTGCGAACAGCGGCAGCTCCGGCGGCTCGTCGAGGGTGGGCTGCGGAGCGGCGGCGGCCAGGTCGCGGGCGAAGAAGCGCCGGAAGACCACGTACTCGGCGCCGATCGCGACCAGCCACGGAAGGACCATCAGCGCGGCGAACCGGGTGAAGCTCAGCCCGCTCGCGGTGAACGCCAGCAGGTTGGTGAGGTTGGAGACGGGGAGCAGCAGCGAGGCCGTGTTCGACAGGTGCGTGCAGGCGTAGACGTGCGGTTTGGGGCGGGCGCCCATCCGGGCCGCGGTGGCGAAGACGACGGGCGTGAGCAGCACGATGGTGGCGTCGAGGCTGAGCACCGCGGTGATCGCGGAGGCGAGCGCGAAGACGGCGGTGAGCAGGCGCCGGGGCCGACCGGCGGCCCAGCGCGCCATCCAGGCGCCGCACGCGTGGAAGAGGCCTTCGTCGTCACAGAACCGGGCGAGCACCAGTACGGCCGCCAGGAAGCCGATCACCGGCCCGAGGTGCGCGGCCTCCTCGCGGGCGTGCTCCCAGGAGATCGCGCCGGTGGCCATCACCAGCAGAGCGGCCGGGACCGCGACGACCGCCTCGGGCCAGCCGAACGGCCGTACCACCGCGCAGACGAGCACGGCGGCGAGCAGCACGACGGACAGTGTTTCGGCGAACGGGGTGTTCAGGGTTCGGTCCTCCAGGGCACGGTCGGGTGCCCGTCCATCACATCAGATGCCGCACCACCTGCCCCGACGGGACGCGGTCAGACCTCCGGGAACGGGAACGCGTCGCGCCTCCGGCGGCGGTCGGACCGCCGGGGCCGTTTGAGGCCTCCGGGGCCTTTCAGACCTCCGGGACGAGGCTCAGCTCCGCCCAGATCGTCTTTCCGTCGGTCGTGTGCCTGCTGCCCCAGCGCTGGGTGAGCTGGGCGACCAGCAGCAGGCCGCGCCCGCCCTCGTCGAAGGTCCTGGCCCGGCGCAGATGCGGCGCGGTGTGGCTGCTGTCGGAGACCTCGCAGATCAACGTGTCCGCGTCGTGGATGAGCCGCAGCCTGATGGGCGACTCGCCGTACCGGATCGCGTTGGTGACCAGCTCGCTCACCACGAGTTCCACCGTGAACGTCGCCTGGCTGAGTTCCCAGCGGTCGAGCTGCTCCACGACCTGGCCGCGGATCGGCGCCACCAGGGCCGGGTCGGCGGGAATGTTCCAGGTCGCCACCTGCGAGGACGGCAGCCCGTGGGTCCGGGCGAGCAGCAGGGCCACGTCGTCCGGGGCGCCACCGGCGGGCAGCAGGGCCTGGAGGATCGCGTGACAGGCCCCGTCCAGCGAGTCCGCCGAGCGCTCCAGCGCGTCGCACAGCAGGTCGCGGTTGATGTCGGCGTCGCGTTCGCGGCTCTCCACCAGTCCGTCGGTGTAGAGGGCGAGCACCGTACCCTCGGGCAGGGCGAGTTCGACGGACTCGAAGGGCAGCCCGCCCAGCCCGAGCGGTGGTCCCGCGGGAAGGTCGATCTGCCGGGCAGAGCCGCCCGGCGGAAGCATGACGGGCGGTGGATGGCCGGCCCGCGCGAGCGTGCAGCGCCGTGTGACCGGGTCGTACACCGCGTAGAGGCAGGTCGCGCCGACTTCGCCCGTGGTGTCCTCCGAGCCGTCCTCCGCGGACAGCCGTACGACGAGGTCGTCCAGGTGGGTGAGCAGTTCGTCCGGGGCGAGGTCGATGTCGGCGAGTGTCCGGACGGCCGTGCGCAGCCGGCCCATGGTCGCGGACGCCTGGACGCCGTGTCCGACGACGTCACCGACGACCACGGCCACCCGCATCCCGGACAGCGGGATCACGTCGAACCAGTCGCCGCCCACCCCGGCCCGTGCGGCGGGAAGATAACGGGAGGCGGCCTCCAGGGCGGCCGTGCGCGGCAGTGTCCGGGGCAGCAGGCTGCGTTGCAGGGAGAGCGCGGTCTCGCGCTCGCGGGAGTAGCGCCGGGCGTTGTCGATGCAGACAGCGGCCCTGGCCGTCACCTCCTCGGCGAGCAGCACGTCGTCGGCGGTGAAGGGGTCGGGGCGCCGGGAGCGGGCGAGGACGGCGACTCCGAGGGTCTGGCCCCGGGCCGTGATCGGTACGCACATGAGGGCGTGGAACCCGTACTCCGCGGCACGTTCGCGCCGCAGCGCGTCCCAGGAGAGCCACTGCGTCAGGGTGGTGGCGCCATCGGGCGCCACGATCGTCCGGCCGGCCGCCAGCGAGTCGGCCTGCGGTGAGGCGGCGGGGTAGACGTCCACCTGGCCGGGCTTGAGCACGGCCTCGGGGGAGCCGGGGTGCACCGAGCGGTGAGCGGCGCGGCGCAGTGCGACCGGCGTGAGCGGCGGCCCGACCGGGGGTTCGCCCCCGTGCTCCGGCGGGTCCAGCAGGTCGACGCTGACGAAGTCGGCCAGCGCGGGTACGCAGACGTCGGCGAGTTCCTGCGCTGTTCGGGTGACGTCGAGGGAGGTGCCGATGCGCAGGCCGGCCTCGTTGACCAGTTGCAGGCGTTCCCGGGCGAGGTAGTGCTCGCTGAAGTCGTGCGCGGACAGACACACCCCCACGACCTTGCCGTCGGCGCCGGTCAGCGGGGCGATCCGGGCCAGCCAGGCGTGCGCGCGGTACTCGCCGCCCGCTCGCAGGTACGTCTCGACGTCGCGTCCGACTCCGGAGACGAGGACGTCGCGCAGCTGGGTCTCCAGGCGCTCGCTCTCCTCCTTGCCGCCGATCTCGGACATCCGCAGGCCCTGGATGCGGGCTTCGGGGAGGCCGATGAGGTCGGCCATGGCGTCGTTCACCGCGAACAGGCGCAGCCGCTCGTCGTAGACCGCGACGGGGCACGGGGACTGCAGCGGCATCGCCTCGGTCAGCGGGTCTCCGGGCTCGCGCGGGCCCCGGGATTCCAGTGGTGTGACCACCAGCCAGCTGACCGGGCCGCCGTCCGGCGACTGTCGGCGGTGGGCCAGCAGCCATACGGGGAGGGCGTGGCCGTCGCGGTGGCGCAGGGCGACGGTGCCGTTCCAGCGGCTGCCGGGCGGTTCGTTCGGCAGGTCCGCGCGGTCGGCGAGCAGGCCGGAGGCGGGGCGGCCCTCGACGTCTTCCGGAGCGTGGCCCAGCAGACGGCGGGCCCCCTCGCTCCACCGGAGCAGGGTGCCGTCGGCGTCGATCACCGCCCGCGCCGTGGCGGCCTCGTCGAGGGGGTGGACCGGGGGCATCGTCGCCACTCCCTTACCGTCACTCGCGGTGAACACGCGTCACTGGGGTCTCAGCCTAGTGCGCGGGCGCGTCGCGCACCCCGCACACGAGCCGCCCGGGAGCGCATCGGCGCGACGTATTCCGGCAGATGTGGCCCCCGGAGCGGAAGTGGGTGCCCGCCCCTTGACGGCCCCATGTGTCAGCACGTCAGAATCTGTTTGTTCACGATCAGTTGTGATGAGTTATGGGTCCTGATGAGGGAGAGCCGCCTTGACGGTCACTCGGAGATCGGTATTGATCGCAGGAACCGCCGCACCCACGGCCGGAGCGTTCGTGGGTGCCGCCGACGCCCGGGCGGCCTCGTCCGGGCACGCGGCGGGCCGCAGTATCGTCGAACTCCGCGACGGTTGGCGCTTCGCCCTGGTCGATCCGGGTGGGATCACCGACCCGACCGGGGCGTACGAGGGCGCGGCACAGCCCGGTCACGACGACTCGGCCTGGCGCGAGGTGGCCGTCCCGCACGACTGGAGCATCGAGCAGACCCCCACCACGGAGCACGGCACCACCAGCGGCACCGGGTTCTTCCCGGGCGGCCTCGGCTGGTACCGCATCGCCTTCACCCTGCCGCCCGCCCTCGCCGGCAAGCGGATCTCGGTGGAGTTCGACGGCGTCTACATGGACTCGTACGTCTACTGCAACGGCACCGAAGCCGGCCACCACCCCTACGGATACACGGGGTTCGCCCTCGACCTCACCGGCCTGCTGCACACGGACGGCAGCACCGCCAACGTCATCGCGGTCAAGGTCCAGAACCAACTCCCCAGCAGTCGCTGGTACTCGGGCAGCGGCATCTACCGCGAGGCCCGTCTCGTGGTCACCGAACCGGTGCACATCGAGCGCTGGGGCACCTACGTCACGACGCCGGACATCACCGCGCGACGGGCGGTCGTCCGGGCCCGGACGAGCGTGGTCAACCAGACAGGCGCCACGGCCGAGGTCCAGGTGATCTCGACGATCCTCGACCCCGACGGCCGAACCGCGGCCCGCACGTCCACCACCGCGACGGTCGGGGACCGCGCCGACGAGACCCACGAACTCATAGTCGAGCGACCGAGGTTGTGGGACTTCGAGACCCCCGGCCATCGCTACACCCTGGAGACCGAACTGCGCGTCGGCGGCACGACCGTCGACACCTGCCGCACGTCCTTCGGTATCCGCTCGTTCCGCTTCGACCCGGACGAGGGCTTCCACCTCAACGGCACCCACGCCAAGATCAAGGGCGTCGACCTCCACCACGACCAGGGCGCCCTCGGCGCCGCGATCAGCATCGACGCCGTCCGTCGGCAGATGACCGTCATGAAGTCGATGGGCGTCAACGCCTTCCGTACCTCCCACAACCCGCCCTCGCCGCAGATGATCCAGGTCTGCGAGGAGCTGGGCATCGTGATGATGGTGGAGGCCTTCGACTGCTGGCGGACCGGCAAGACGCGGTACGACTACGGCCGCTTCTTCGACGAGTGGTGCGAGAAGGACGCCACCGAGATGGTCCTCGCGGCCCGCAACTCGCCCGCCGTGGTCCTGTGGTCCATCGGCAACGAGGTCCCCGACTCCACCTCCACCGCCGGACTGGCCATGGCCGACCGTGTCATCGGCGCCATCAGGGCCGCGGACGACACCCGCCCCCTGGTCATCGGTTCCGACAAGTACCGCCGCACGCCCACCAAGGGCTCCGCGGCCGACCTCATGCTCGCCAAACTCGACGGGCTCGGCCTCAACTACAACACCGCCCAGTCGGTCGACGCGCTGCACGCCGCCTACCCCCACCTCTTCCTCTTCGAGTCGGAGTCCTCCTCCGAGACCTCCACGCGCGGCACCTACCAGGAGCCGGAGCACCTCAACACCGGCGAGAACCACACTCCGGGCCGGCGCGCGACCTCCTCGTACGACAACAACCTCGCCTCCTGGACGATGAGCGGCGAGTACGGCCACAAGAAGGACCGGGACCGGAAGTGGTTCGCGGGCCAGTTCCTCTGGTCGGGGATCGACTACATCGGCGAACCGACGCCCTACGACGTCTTCCCGGTCAAGGCGTCCTTCTTCGGCGCCGTCGACACCGCGGGCTTCCCCAAGGACATGTACCACCTGTTCCGGAGCCAGTGGGTGAGCGAGCCCATGGTCCATCTGGTGCCCATGACCTGGAACCACGAGATCGGCGACACGGTCCAGGTGTGGGCGTACGCGAACGTCGACACCGTGGAGCTCTTCCTCAACGGAAAGTCCCTCGGCACACGGAAGTTCGACACGAAGCGGACCGTCGACGGCCGTACGTACCTGGAGACCACCGAGGCGACCGGCGACGACAAGACGTTCACCTCCGGCCCCTACCCGGGCAGCTACACCAGTCCGAACGGCAGCGCGGGCAGACTCCACCTCACCTGGAACGTGCCGTACGCCCCCGGCGAGTTGAAGGCGGTGGCCCGCCGCGGCGGCCGGACCGTCGCCACCGACGTGCTGCGCACCGCCGGCCCGCCGCACCGGGTGCGCCTCACCGCGGACCGCAAGTCCCTTCCCGCGGACGGCCGTTCACTGGTGTTCGTGACGGCGGAGGTGGTCGACGCCCGGGGCGTGGTCGTGCCCGACGCCCAGCACCTGATCGCGTTCGAGGCCCACGGCGGTTCGCTCGCCGGTCTCGACAACGGCCAGGAGGAGAGCGCCGAGCGCTATCAGGCGAGCACCCGGACGGCCTTCCACGGCAAGGCCCTCGCGATCGTCCGCAGCGGCACGCGCCCGGGAGCACTGCGGGTGACGGCCCGCTCCGAGGGGCTGCGGAGCGCCACCGTCTCCGTGCCCGCCACCACGGCGCGCACGAAGGCGACCACCCCGGCCGCACGCTTCGCACCCGACCCGGGACCGGGCGCCCCCGCCTACCCGTTCGCGGACGCCGGCTACTCGGGGCGCCCGGACTCCCTGCCGGCGGCCATGCTCGACGGTGACGCGGCCACCGGCTGGTCCAACGCCTTCTTCAAGTCGGCCACGGCTCTGCTGCCCGCCTTCAGCGGAGCCCGCGCCGAGGACTGGGTCTCGGTCACCTGGGCGCGCCCCCGTGCCGTCGACCGTGTCGAGGTCTCCTTCACCGTCGACGCGACGCACGCCCTGCCCGCCTCGGCCGAGGTCTCGGTGTGGGACGGCGAGCGCTACGTGCCGGTGAAGGGAACGGCCGTCGACTGGGCCACCGCGTCCGACGCCCCGACCGTGATCACCTTCGACCGGGCCCGCGGATCACGGCTGCGGATCCTCCTGACCAGCGGGCACCCCGGAGCCGCCGACGGCGGGCTGCGCATCAGCCGGCTGGAGGTCCCGGTGGTCTGAGCGATCGCGATGCTCGTGCTCGGTCAGCGTGTGGAGTTCGGCCGGGCCGAGCGGGCGGTGCGCCTCGACGTACTCGCCGTGCGGCAGGCGTGTGATCACGCCGGTCGCACGGCCGTGCGCCACCAGTTCGCGGTCGCGCTGCCGCAGTCCCAGACAGAGGCGGCGCGTCACCGTGAAGACGAGGACCGGGACGACGAACAGGGAGACCCGCACGGCCCAGGTCACGCTGTTGATGGACAGATGCAGGCGGGTCGCCACGATGTCGTTGCCGCCGCCCGCGAGCAGGATCAGATACACACTGATCCACGCCGCCCCGATCGCCGTACGCACCGGCCGGTTGCGCGGACGGTCCAGGAGATGGTGCTCGCGCCGGTCCCCCGTGAACCGGGCCTCCACGAACGGGTACACGCCGATGGCGACCAGGAGCAGCGGAAAGACGACGACGGGGATGAGCACACCGAGCACCAGAGTGTGCCCCGCGACATCGATCTCCCAGCCCGGCATGACACGAACCAGACCCTCCGCGAAGCCCAGGTACCAGTCCGGCTGGGCGCCCGTCGACACCTGGTCGGCGCGGTAAGGACCGTATGCCCAGACCGGGTTGACGGTCGCGACGGCCGCGACCAGCGTGATGACGCCGGACACGAGGAAGAGGAAACCGCCCGCCTTCGCCAGGTACACCGGCAGGAACGGGGTCCCCACTACGTTGCGTTCGGTCTTTCCCGGCCCCCCGAACTGGGTGTGCTTGTGGTACACGACCAGGATCAGATGCGCGACGACGAGCGCCGCCATGATCCCCGGGATCAGCAGGACGTGCAGCGAGTAGAAGCGGGACACGATGTCATGGCCGGGGAACTCCCCGCCGAACAGGAAGAACGACAGATACGTGCCGACGACC
It encodes:
- a CDS encoding glycoside hydrolase family 2 TIM barrel-domain containing protein → MTVTRRSVLIAGTAAPTAGAFVGAADARAASSGHAAGRSIVELRDGWRFALVDPGGITDPTGAYEGAAQPGHDDSAWREVAVPHDWSIEQTPTTEHGTTSGTGFFPGGLGWYRIAFTLPPALAGKRISVEFDGVYMDSYVYCNGTEAGHHPYGYTGFALDLTGLLHTDGSTANVIAVKVQNQLPSSRWYSGSGIYREARLVVTEPVHIERWGTYVTTPDITARRAVVRARTSVVNQTGATAEVQVISTILDPDGRTAARTSTTATVGDRADETHELIVERPRLWDFETPGHRYTLETELRVGGTTVDTCRTSFGIRSFRFDPDEGFHLNGTHAKIKGVDLHHDQGALGAAISIDAVRRQMTVMKSMGVNAFRTSHNPPSPQMIQVCEELGIVMMVEAFDCWRTGKTRYDYGRFFDEWCEKDATEMVLAARNSPAVVLWSIGNEVPDSTSTAGLAMADRVIGAIRAADDTRPLVIGSDKYRRTPTKGSAADLMLAKLDGLGLNYNTAQSVDALHAAYPHLFLFESESSSETSTRGTYQEPEHLNTGENHTPGRRATSSYDNNLASWTMSGEYGHKKDRDRKWFAGQFLWSGIDYIGEPTPYDVFPVKASFFGAVDTAGFPKDMYHLFRSQWVSEPMVHLVPMTWNHEIGDTVQVWAYANVDTVELFLNGKSLGTRKFDTKRTVDGRTYLETTEATGDDKTFTSGPYPGSYTSPNGSAGRLHLTWNVPYAPGELKAVARRGGRTVATDVLRTAGPPHRVRLTADRKSLPADGRSLVFVTAEVVDARGVVVPDAQHLIAFEAHGGSLAGLDNGQEESAERYQASTRTAFHGKALAIVRSGTRPGALRVTARSEGLRSATVSVPATTARTKATTPAARFAPDPGPGAPAYPFADAGYSGRPDSLPAAMLDGDAATGWSNAFFKSATALLPAFSGARAEDWVSVTWARPRAVDRVEVSFTVDATHALPASAEVSVWDGERYVPVKGTAVDWATASDAPTVITFDRARGSRLRILLTSGHPGAADGGLRISRLEVPVV
- a CDS encoding cytochrome bc complex cytochrome b subunit, coding for MTDTVTTSGKTSSGERLADWFDGRLGLHTLGRRYLRKVFPDHWSFLLGEICLYSFVVLVLTGVYLTLFFHPSMNEVTYHGGYVPLNGIRMSEAYASTLDISFDVRGGLLIRQIHHWAALIFLAAMLTHMMRHFFTGSFRKPREVNWVFGWTLLLLGMFEGLFGYSLPDDLLSGTGLRFVDGVLLSVPVVGTYLSFFLFGGEFPGHDIVSRFYSLHVLLIPGIMAALVVAHLILVVYHKHTQFGGPGKTERNVVGTPFLPVYLAKAGGFLFLVSGVITLVAAVATVNPVWAYGPYRADQVSTGAQPDWYLGFAEGLVRVMPGWEIDVAGHTLVLGVLIPVVVFPLLLVAIGVYPFVEARFTGDRREHHLLDRPRNRPVRTAIGAAWISVYLILLAGGGNDIVATRLHLSINSVTWAVRVSLFVVPVLVFTVTRRLCLGLRQRDRELVAHGRATGVITRLPHGEYVEAHRPLGPAELHTLTEHEHRDRSDHRDLQPADAQPAVGGSGVPAGQEDPQP